The following coding sequences are from one Triticum aestivum cultivar Chinese Spring chromosome 5A, IWGSC CS RefSeq v2.1, whole genome shotgun sequence window:
- the LOC123103660 gene encoding enhanced ethylene response protein 5: protein MAAYLSMGEAHRRIADYLSRLDDAISQSDGADLASLLAISSAPASTPLSDALAAFPDFPRLASDRFPHLSDFLPPLLRAIHSHSLRRFGDAYSSFEKAASAFLQEFRNWETPWAMEAMHMVALEIRLLAEKADRELVMSGKNPDKLQAAGSFLMKVFGALAVKGPKRVGALYVTCQLFKIYFRLGTVNLCRSVIRSIETARNFDFEDFPVKDKVTYMYYTGRLEVFNENFLVADQKLTYALMHCNPQSESNLRKILKFLIPVKLSIGVLPRRTLLEKYNLLEYADIVTSLRRGDLRLLKQALDRHEDQLLKCGVYLVLEKLELQVYRRLVKKIHIIQREKEPSKAHQIKLDVLVKTLQWLGITMDVDEVECIMACLIYKNLIKGYFAHKSKVLVLSKQDPFPKLNGKPV, encoded by the exons aTGGCGGCGTACCTGAGCATGGGCGAGGCGCACCGCCGCATCGCCGACTACCTCTCCCGCTTGGACGACGCTATCTCTCAGTCCGACGGCGCCGACCTCGCGTCTCTCCTCGCCATCTCCTCGGCGCCCGCCTCCACCCCGCTCTCCGACGCGCTCGCCGCTTTTCCGGATTTTCCCCGCCTCGCCTCCGACCGCTTCCCCCACCTCTCCGACTTCCTCCCCCCGCTCCTCCGCGCCATCCACTCCCACTCCCTCCGCCGCTTCGGGGACGCTTACTCCTCCTTCGAGAAGGCTGCTAG CGCGTTCCTGCAGGAGTTCCGGAACTGGGAGACTCCTTGGGCGATGGAGGCGATGCACATGGTGGCGCTTGAGATCAGGCTGCTAGCTGAGAAG GCAGACAGGGAGCTTGTGATGAGCGGGAAGAACCCAGACAAGCTGCAGGCTGCTGGGTCCTTCCTGATGAAGGTTTTTGGGGCACTTGCG GTTAAAGGACCTAAGCGCGTTGGGGCACTGTATGTTACCTGCCAGCTGTTTAAAATTTATTTCAGG CTTGGTACTGTTAACCTTTGCCGTAGTGTCATAAGGAGTATCGAAACAGCTAGGAATTTTGATTTTGAAGATTTTCCAGTGAAAGATAAG GTCACTTATATGTATTATACAGGTCGCTTGGAGGTGTTTAATGAGAATTTTCTTGTT GCTGATCAGAAACTAACTTATGCTTTGATGCATTGTAATCCTCAAAGCGAATCAAATTTGAG GAAAATTTTGAAGTTCCTAATCCCTGTAAAGCTGTCAATTGGTGTATTGCCAAGGAGGACCCTCCTGGAGAAGTACAATCTGCTTGAG TATGCAGATATTGTGACCTCACTTAGGAGAGGGGATCTCAGGCTCCTTAAGCAAGCCCTTGATAGACATGAAGACCA GTTACTAAAATGTGGTGTCTACCTTGTGTTGGAGAAACTTGAACTCCAGGTCTACCGAAGATTAGTGAAGAAAAT CCATATCATACAGAGGGAGAAGGAACCATCGAAGGCGCATCAAATCAAGCTAGATGTCTTGGTAAAGACTCTCCAATGGCTTGGAATCACCATGGATGTGGATGAG GTGGAATGCATCATGGCGTGCCTGATATACAAGAATCTCATAAAAGGATACTTTGCCCACAAAAGCAAAGTTCTTGTCCTTAGCAAACAAGACCCCTTCCCAAAGTTGAACGGAAAGCCCGTTTAG